GATCCCGGCGATGCCGCCTATCAACGCATCCGCCAACAGCTTGGCGAATGCTGGTCCCGATTGGATTATCCGCAGATTATCCGCTTGATGGACCGCGAATTTGGCCAAGCCGCGTATTCGCTCGCATCGCTGTTTCGAGACGAACAACGGCATGTGCTGCGCCGTCTGCTCAAGGCCAATCTCGCGGAAACCGAAGCGACATATGCCCGCATCGTGCATGAACATCAGCCGTTGATGCGGTTTTTGCAGCAACTCAACGCCCCGCTGCCTCGAGCGTTTATGCTCGCGGCAGAGCATTGGCTGCATAGCAATTTGCGCCAGGCAATGGATCACGAATCGCCCGATTTTGACACGATTCAAGCACTGATTCGCGACGCGGTTCAGTGGGGAATCCACTTGGAACAAGCGGAATTGGCCTACCGATTCGGGAAGCTGTTGGCCCGTGTCGCGGAGCATTGGCATGCCGATCCCACGGCGGTTGACCGCATGCAATTGCTGGGGCGCGGAGTTTCGTTGGCCCGCAGTTTGCCGTTTGTGGTCGATTTGTGGAAGGTGCAGAATCTCGTCTTTCGGAAGATTCAAAGCCTGTTCCCACGCATTGCCTTGCAAGCCGCCGGGCATCGTGAGTCAGCCCAACAATGGGTGCAGGAGTTCACGCAATTGGCGGAGCGTCTCAATCTGGATATCGAATTTGCTCGAGAAATTGGGGGGATTGCCCGTTGACAGAAATCGCTTCCGCCGGTATCAGACCGCCACTCTCGCGGATGCTCTTGGTGCCTGTTTGGAAGGACCGTCATGCGGCTTGTATTCCGCTGCTTGGGCGTGCTTACCGTCTTGACGCTTTCGGGCTGCTTTTTCGGGTCGAAGGATTCATCGTCGGGGTGGCTCCGTCGATTTCGCCCGGCTCCGGCCCCGGCGAGCGCGACCGAAAATGTCGTGTTCGTGGACGTCGCTCAACTCGAACGCGCTTGGGGCGATCCGATCATGGATGGCCCGGTTTGGTCCGGCATCGACGAGCAGGTTCTGCCCAGCGAACGCAAAGCCCTTATGGAAGAAAACGGGTTGCGTGTCGGCCTGGTGACAGGATTGGTGCCGCCGGAATTGCAGCAAATGCTGACCTCCGAACGCTTTAGCATCAACCCACGCCGCATGCACCTGCGAATGGGCAACACCGGACAGATTACGCTGGGGGATCCGCGCCCCACCGCCAGCATGAAAGTGCTCCTGCACTTGGATCAAGAGCCAAAAGTCCGCACCTTTCAATCTGCCCAGATCGGCCTGAAAATTCAGCCCAGCGTGCAATCCGATGGCCGCATTCGCCTGAAGTTGATTCCGCAGGTGCAACACGGCGAAAAAGCCCACTGGGCATCCGTCAATGTGGCAGGAAATCACTCGTGGACGTTGGCCAACGATCGGCCCACGGAATTGTTTGAAGACCTCGCCATCGAAGCGACCGTCGGCGCGAATGAATATCTGGTGATCGGCACCCGACGCCAGCGGCAAGATACCTTCGGTTTCTACGGTTTTGCCGAGCCGAAACGCGAAAAACCGATTCAACGGCTGCTGGTCTTGCGGGTCGGACAGACACAACCCGAAGCGGCGGAACTCTCGAAAATCGCCGCCCCGGATCGGACGATCATCGCTCAGCCGCTCGCATCGCAGGCCAGCCATTCCAGTTATCGGGGGCAAAAGCCATAAATTTTGCCGCAATCGGTCGATCGGATGGATGATTCCCACATTGCCGATGTCCTACAATGGGACTATCGGCAATGCTGCGTTTCCGGGAATCCTTGGCACGGGACGTGTCCGTATGATCGACATGCACATTCACGTTGTCCCCCCCAATCTTCCCGGCACCGGGCCGCTGCACGAGCTGCTTCGCAAGCCGGTGGATGAAGTTGCCGCCGCCCTACAAGCGGAAATGACCGCCGCAGGAGTCACCAAGTGCCTGGCGATGGGGAGTTGGAACACGGGGGACCATGACCCGTTGGGCATCGAGCGGACTCTGGAAATTGCCCAGCGAGTGCCGGGCCTCTCCGCCATCGGCATTGCTGATCCCACCCGCACCGACACCGACCACCTCCGCCGAGTCGAAACGCAAATCCTCACCGGGCGCGTTGCCGCACTCAAAGGCTATCTGGGCTATTTGCACTATGCCCCGTCGCATCCGGGCTATGTTCCGTACTACGAACTCGCGGCCCGATTCCGACTGCCGTTCATTTTCCATACCGGCGACACCTATTCCCCATTTGCCAAGCTGAAATACGCGCATCCGCTCGGGGTGGATGAAGTGGCCGTCGATTTCCGCGAAGTCCGATTTGTCATCGCCCACATCGGCAATCCCTGGGTGCAAGATTGTGCCGAGGTGGTCTACAAAAATATGAACGTCTGGGCCGATCTATCCGGGCTGCTGGTCGGTGATACCGAAACGCTCACGAATCCCGATCTGGCGCAATCGCGGCAAGATGTGATCGATCGCATTCGACTGGTGATGCGCTATGCCGAGCGACCCAATCGATTTCTGTACGGCACCGATTGGCCATTGGCACCGATGCCCGCCTATCGCGATTTCATGCGCGAAGCCGTGCTGCCGGAATTTCACGATCAAGTGTTCATCGAAAACGCGCAACTACTGTTCTTCAATCCCCGTCGCGGCGGGTGATCCGCCTCGAACATCCGTCGATCCGCCGCCCCATGTCCCGAAGGGGACATCCCCAGCGCCGAATCCACAGGGGCAATAGTTGGCTCATTCGCGACAGCGCGACCAGACGCAGAGTTGCGACAACGCAAAGATCCCCAACACACCCAGCGACGCATTGATCGCCAAGGCTTGCAGATCGAACAACACCAACTCCCCCCGCACCCACATGGCGAATGGGAACGGCCACCCCGCGCTGATCCAGACCGTCTTCAGCGATCCCTTCAGATGCGGGCGATTCAACACCACCCAGACAATCGACAGCACAATCATCCAAACCTGAAACACTTGTTTGGGATACACAGCGAATCCCCAGAAATGCGGGCGAAGGCGACAGTTGAAATGTAGCTATCTTTTTTCCAACTGACAAAGTTGATTCCAGCTATTTCGATCCATATTCGCCTGATTTTTTGTGCTATGCCGATAGTTTTTTGCCACTGGCGATAGTCTCCCGGTTTTGACCCGATTCGGGGACCGATCCGACGGAAGATTCCGGGGCGACGAATCCCCATCGCAGGAATTGCAAACCGCCGCGAATGGAGGTGGATGCCGATGCGCTCGCCGGGTCGCACAATAGCCAGCAGCGATTTTTTCTGGCAAGGAACTACCGGAATGACCACTCCCGATTGGCGGCTTGCACGTCAGCAAATGCTGCTCGATCCCACGATTATCAATCTGAATACCGGCTCGTTTGGTCCGGTCCCGCGTGCGATTTTTGACCGGGTCACAGAATTGCGCCGTCAACTCGCCGCGGAGCCAACGGATTTCTACGTCCGCTGGGTGCCGCCGCTGCTCTGGAAGGCCCGATGTCGCCTGGCGGAATTCCTGAATGTCCCCCCGCACCGGCTCATTTTCCGGGCGAACGTCTCTTCCGCAATCAATGTCGTTGCCAGCAGTTTGCGATTGAATCGACCCGGGGAAATTCTGCTGAGCGATCACGAATATGGAGCCATGCATTGGTGTTGGGAACGCGCCGCACAGCGCGGCGGCCTGACGCTCAAGACCTTCCCGTTGGACACACTCGCCGAGTCACCCGACGCGATTCTGAACGCCTTTGAAGCGGCGATTTCTCACCGCACCCGGTTGGCCTTTTTCAGTCATGTGCTGTCGCCAACGGGGTTGGTGCTTCCGGTCAAGGAAATGGTGGCCATCGCCAAACGTCGCGGCGTGCTGACGGTGATTGATGGTGCCCATGCGCCGGGGATGCTGCCGTTGGACATCTCCGACATTGGAGCGGATTTCTACGGCGCGAATTGTCACAAATGGATGCTCGCCCCCAGCGGATCAGGATTTCTGGCGATTGGGCCGGGGATGGAAGATCGGCTGGAGCCGCTGGAAGTGAGTTGGGGCTATCATTACCCCCGCACCGATCTGGATGCACCGGACGAATTCGGCAGCACGCGACGCATCCGCGCCTTGGAATTCGAGGGCACGCGCGAAGTCAATCCGTGGCTGGTGACACCGGAAGTGATTGATTTTCAGAGCATGTTGGGCTGGCAGGCGATTCGGCAGCGCATGCACGAATTATCGCAGATTTCGCGGGAAATGCTGGTGCCGTTGGGCCTGCCGGAAGCCACGCCGCGCAATCCCGCCATGCACGGCGCACTGACCGCGTTCCGCATTCCCGATGCGACCGATCCGGTGAAACTTCGGACGGCGATTTGGAAGCACCGCATCGAAATTCCAGTCATCGAACGACCGGATCGCCGAATGATTCGCGTCAGCGGACACTTTTATACGCTGCCGGAAGAAATTCAGAAATTGGCCGAAATTCTCCCGGCAGCGATTCGTGAAGCGACCCCGTAACCGATGATTGGCAAATGACTTCGGTCGATTCGCGTCTCTCCCGCGATTCGCCGATTACTCGTTGGCCTTCGGTGCTGTCCACGCTCGCACCTCAATGGCACGAAACGCCACCGGCCCATGATCGCCCTGGAACAACAGCGGGCCTTTGGGCTTCTCCGGATTCACCCAGGCATGGCCAGTCGGATGGGCCACTTCGACATTCTCATGAATGGTTTCGCCATTCAGCACCACCTTGACGAATTTGGCGTTGGCAATTTTCTTGCCAGCGGCATCGAATCGCGGCGATTGAAAAATCACATGCAGCGATTGCCACTCCCCCGCAGGCTTGGCGACATTCGCCTTCGGAGCCACGCCCTCATCAATGTGATGGTACTTGGGCTTCTGCTCCGCTCGCGGATAAATTCCGCCGCAGGAATCGCCGGTGAGCTTCTTCTCGCTGGCGGTGTCGCGGATCTGGATTTCATACTGTCCGTTGAATTTCACGCCGGAATTCGAGCCTTTGGCCACCAAGAATTCGCAGCGAAGTTCCACATCCTGGAATTGCTCGCGGGTGATCAGATCGGCGACTCGCCCTTGATCGCCGTTCACCAAGATCGGCTGCCCCGCATCGCCCGGTTTGCCCTGAAGCCGTCGCGGATTGGTGGAGACGAGCGCAACCTGATCGGTGGCATACCATTTCCCCGCTTTGGCGAACACTTCCGGAAGTGGCCTCGCGGATAGTCGTGACCACTCGGTTTCGGCGGCTCGCGCGACCAACGAAATCGCCCCAGTTGTCGTCAGAATTGTCGCCACCACGCCCAGGATGACGGCCACCCGCCACCCATGCCATTTGCCGGACATGCGTTACTCGCTTTCGGAGAGATTGGAGGAATTACGCTCCCCAGTCTATCGTGCGGCGTGCGTCGATGCAAATGGTTGTGCAACGGTGATGAGTCGCCCCTCTCCGCCCGGCCCGGCAAGCAGCGAAAGTCCGATGGGCACGCCATCGACCTGCCCGACGGGGAGCGTGAGTTGCGGAAGTCCCGCGAGTCCGGCAATCGCGGTCACGCCGAGCGTGCGCGGGTAATAGCCCATTGGCCCGGCATCGCGGCGGACATCGTCGCCGATTCGCGGTGCCAAAGTCGGCGTGGTCGGGAAGATCAGCACGCCATCTTCGCCAAGAAATCCGGTCAGCGCGTGTCGAATCGCCTCCCGACGGGCCAACGCAGTCGGCAGCTGAGTACGATCCCGATCCCGCCATGCCCAGACGCCTGGCCCGATCTTCGGCCCCAACTCCGGCTGATGGGTGGTCAACCAGTCGCCCAGCGCATCCCACGATTCCACACCTTGCAACAGGCGGTACAGGTCGCAACCTTCCGCAAGTGTCAATCCTGCAGCGATTTCGGATAATTCGACCGAATCGCCCTTGGGATGCAAGGCGGTTGTAAAGGGCAATAGCGCGGCGGTGATTGCCGGATCGGTCGCGTCCCAGATTGTCGCCAATCGCAGCAATCGCGGCGCGGCCTGTGCCACGCCCAACATTCTCCCGCCGAGCAGACATTCCGCCGCAGTCGCCAAGTGCGTCAAGCGTCGTGCGAACAGGCCGACCGTGTCGAAACTCGGGGCCAACGGCATCACTCCGCGAGACGAAATGCGGCCATGAGTTGGGCGAAGGCCGAACAATCCGCAGTTGGATGCAGGCACCCGCACCGATCCGCCGGTATCGGTCCCCAGTGCCAACTCCGCGCAGCCGCACGCGACTGCCGACGCCGAGCCGCTCGACGATCCGCCCGGCAATCGATCCGGTGCCAACGGATTGAGCGGAATCCCGTAGAAATGATTTTCACCCAACAGGGAAAACGCCAGCTCATCGGTAATGGTTTTGCCGACGACATCCGCACCGGCGGCCAGCATTTTCGCCACACAATCGGCGTGGCTACTTGCCGGTTCGTGCGTCGCTTCCCAGGTGGGATTGCCCCCGCCGGTAACTTGCCCGGCAACATCGATCAAGTCTTTCACCGCCAATCGCAAGCCGAGCAGCGGCCCGCTTCCAGTGTGCGGAATCGCCTGCGTGTTGCGAAAGGCCCGCGAGGCTTCGGGGGTGAGAAGTTGTTCGCTTTGATACAGCATGCCACACCGATTCATTGAAAATGATCGACCGCTTCGGCGATTTGCCGATCGATTAACGGCACTCGGGAATCGACCAGCACCGATTGTACCACTTGAGCGGTGGTCCGTCGCCGCAATCGGCTTTCGGGCTTCAAAATCAGTCGGTGATTCAGCACATGCTGGGCCATTTTCTTGACATCGTCGGGCAGAACGTAGTCGCGTCCCTGAATGGCCGCCAGCGCTTGGGAGATTCGGAACAGCGCGATGGATGCCCGCGGACTGCCGCCCATGGCGATATCTTCATGCTCCCGAGTCGCGTGGATCACCTCGACAATATACCGCCGCACTTTGTCATCCACATGCACGTCCCGCACGGCCTCCTGGGCGGCAATCACTTCGTTGGCGTTGCTAACAATGCCAAGATCGTCGATGGGATGCACCTTCTGCATCCGGCTGAGCATCTTGGATTCATCGTCCAACGTCGGGTAGCCCAGCGTCAGCCGCACCAGAAAGCGATCCAACTGCGCTTCGGGCAGCGGAAAGGTGCCTTCGTGATCGACGGGGTTTTGCGTGGCAATCACCAGAAACGGCTGCTTGAGACTGTACGTGTTGCCATCGACGCTGACGCGCCGTTCCGCCATGGCTTCCAGCAGGGCCGATTGCGCTCGCGGGGTGGCGCGGTTGATTTCGTCGGCGAGCAGCGTTTGCGTGAAGATGGGGCCCGCACGGAATTCAAATTCGGTTGTTTTCTGATTGAAAATCGAGACGCCGGTAATGTCGGTGGGCAATAAGTCGGGCGTACATTGGAGCCGCTTGAAGGTGCAGCCCACGGAGCGCGACAGCGCCCGCGCGAACATGGTTTTCGCCACTCCCGGCACATCCTCCAACAGGATATGCCCTTCCGAAAAATAGGCCGCCAACGCAATCACCAGTTGCGGTCGCTTGCCAACAATCACCTTTTCCATGTTGGTGATGATTTTGCTTGCAAGTGCCGCCACATCGACCGAGCCAGCCATAGTGCATTCTCCGGAAAGCTGCTTCCTGGTGCGGACGTCAAATGATAGCACCTCCCGACTCTGGCGGACAGCCAAAATCGGGAGGCGAGCCTTGCATTTCCTTCGGCAGAATCATCGACTCGTCATTCCGAGCGTTGAATCCCCTTCAATAACGATTCCACGCGATTGCGGAGTGACTCGGGCAGTTGATCCAAGCCGGAGAGTTTCTTGGTCGATTTGCCTTCGATCAACTCCACCGATTCCGGCTTCGGCTTGCCATTCGAGAACACGCCGGACACACGCACTTTTTGGCCATCGCGTTGGTATTCGAGTTGGAATCCCTTGTCGTTCACCGAAACCGAGCTGGCTTCGCTGCTGGATTGCTCGATGTTCTTCGCGTTCATTGCCGCTTTCTTGGCGTCTTCAGCGGCCTTGCTTGCGAGGCGTGCGGCTTCTTCTAACTCTTTGGCCACTTGTTTTTGCACTTCGGCTTCGAGTGTGCGAATGCGCTTCTCGATCTCGGCGGCATTCTTCGCGGTATCGGGTTCGGCCCGGAATTCAAGCCCGCGTTTCCACAACTCCGCGACCTTCTTCGCTTTTTCGCCCTCGAGACCGAAGACTTCCACTCCCCCAACCGCCGGGACTTGCAACACGGCCTTGGCCACCTTCGGCAGCTTCAGCCCGCTCAGGGTTTCCTTGCGACCTTTGCGGAGCAGCACCACCTTCAATTCCGAATCGGTGGGCAGTTCGCTGAGCATCTTCGAGAACGCGGCGGCATCGCTCATGACGGACTTTCCGCCGATCTCCAGGAGCACATCGCTGGTCTTCAGGCCGATTTTCGCCGCGGCGGTTTCCGGCAGCACTCCCTGAACGACGATCCCTTGATTTTCCGGCAGATCGAGTTGATCGCGGAGCGTTTGCGACGGCACTTCGTAGTTAATTCCCAATCGCGGAGTGGGAGTCGTGGTGGCAAAGCCTTGGAACATGATTCCCGGCTGAATTCCAACTCCCGGAATCGGGGGCTGGGGCGGAATCGGTGCAATCGGCGGCACGGGGGCACCCG
This DNA window, taken from Tuwongella immobilis, encodes the following:
- a CDS encoding aminotransferase class V-fold PLP-dependent enzyme → MTTPDWRLARQQMLLDPTIINLNTGSFGPVPRAIFDRVTELRRQLAAEPTDFYVRWVPPLLWKARCRLAEFLNVPPHRLIFRANVSSAINVVASSLRLNRPGEILLSDHEYGAMHWCWERAAQRGGLTLKTFPLDTLAESPDAILNAFEAAISHRTRLAFFSHVLSPTGLVLPVKEMVAIAKRRGVLTVIDGAHAPGMLPLDISDIGADFYGANCHKWMLAPSGSGFLAIGPGMEDRLEPLEVSWGYHYPRTDLDAPDEFGSTRRIRALEFEGTREVNPWLVTPEVIDFQSMLGWQAIRQRMHELSQISREMLVPLGLPEATPRNPAMHGALTAFRIPDATDPVKLRTAIWKHRIEIPVIERPDRRMIRVSGHFYTLPEEIQKLAEILPAAIREATP
- a CDS encoding AAA family ATPase — translated: MAGSVDVAALASKIITNMEKVIVGKRPQLVIALAAYFSEGHILLEDVPGVAKTMFARALSRSVGCTFKRLQCTPDLLPTDITGVSIFNQKTTEFEFRAGPIFTQTLLADEINRATPRAQSALLEAMAERRVSVDGNTYSLKQPFLVIATQNPVDHEGTFPLPEAQLDRFLVRLTLGYPTLDDESKMLSRMQKVHPIDDLGIVSNANEVIAAQEAVRDVHVDDKVRRYIVEVIHATREHEDIAMGGSPRASIALFRISQALAAIQGRDYVLPDDVKKMAQHVLNHRLILKPESRLRRRTTAQVVQSVLVDSRVPLIDRQIAEAVDHFQ
- a CDS encoding 3-keto-disaccharide hydrolase produces the protein MSGKWHGWRVAVILGVVATILTTTGAISLVARAAETEWSRLSARPLPEVFAKAGKWYATDQVALVSTNPRRLQGKPGDAGQPILVNGDQGRVADLITREQFQDVELRCEFLVAKGSNSGVKFNGQYEIQIRDTASEKKLTGDSCGGIYPRAEQKPKYHHIDEGVAPKANVAKPAGEWQSLHVIFQSPRFDAAGKKIANAKFVKVVLNGETIHENVEVAHPTGHAWVNPEKPKGPLLFQGDHGPVAFRAIEVRAWTAPKANE
- a CDS encoding amidohydrolase family protein → MIDMHIHVVPPNLPGTGPLHELLRKPVDEVAAALQAEMTAAGVTKCLAMGSWNTGDHDPLGIERTLEIAQRVPGLSAIGIADPTRTDTDHLRRVETQILTGRVAALKGYLGYLHYAPSHPGYVPYYELAARFRLPFIFHTGDTYSPFAKLKYAHPLGVDEVAVDFREVRFVIAHIGNPWVQDCAEVVYKNMNVWADLSGLLVGDTETLTNPDLAQSRQDVIDRIRLVMRYAERPNRFLYGTDWPLAPMPAYRDFMREAVLPEFHDQVFIENAQLLFFNPRRGG
- a CDS encoding amidase; this encodes MLYQSEQLLTPEASRAFRNTQAIPHTGSGPLLGLRLAVKDLIDVAGQVTGGGNPTWEATHEPASSHADCVAKMLAAGADVVGKTITDELAFSLLGENHFYGIPLNPLAPDRLPGGSSSGSASAVACGCAELALGTDTGGSVRVPASNCGLFGLRPTHGRISSRGVMPLAPSFDTVGLFARRLTHLATAAECLLGGRMLGVAQAAPRLLRLATIWDATDPAITAALLPFTTALHPKGDSVELSEIAAGLTLAEGCDLYRLLQGVESWDALGDWLTTHQPELGPKIGPGVWAWRDRDRTQLPTALARREAIRHALTGFLGEDGVLIFPTTPTLAPRIGDDVRRDAGPMGYYPRTLGVTAIAGLAGLPQLTLPVGQVDGVPIGLSLLAGPGGEGRLITVAQPFASTHAAR